In a genomic window of Hymenobacter chitinivorans DSM 11115:
- a CDS encoding YfjI family protein, translating into MINISLSSDDREANQALAQPLVKVASDWPIPASLTPRLLSVPPFDDTMFPEAIRPSLRDIAHRMQCPPDWLAVAWIVMMGSVVGNRCGIWPKQHDTSWFEVPNLWGAIVAEPSKLKTPALNAAMGPMKQLENTAKAEFNRQSRLHEADADLLKARKDAIRKRMGKAAEKQNEDELHGLKHELANLEAAEVPVARRYIINDSTVEKLCELLVVNPRGLMVFRDELMGLLSSWEKQGRETDRQFFLEAWNGTGDYSSDRIGRGSLHIPNCCLSLLGGIQPDKLLHYLRESLNGNNDGMTQRFSLLSWPDSRPFKYTDATPDEAAQLQAAELLRRLDALNPIEAGAIQHSSGKRIGFHFDAAAQSMFIEWLVPWQNMLEQSKEVPPLIQHLAKFRKLYPCLALLFHLLDVVDGKVEVGPVSSSAAELAGKWCDYFAAHARRLYAYGCRVTGAATLGEHVKAGDLLERFTLRDVQRKNWQGLNDRGSVQSALDELVEAGWLREMASKIVEQGRPRSTTYETNPRLFIEKG; encoded by the coding sequence ATGATCAACATCTCATTGTCATCTGACGATCGGGAAGCGAATCAGGCTTTGGCTCAGCCTCTTGTCAAAGTTGCTTCAGACTGGCCAATACCGGCTTCTCTTACTCCCCGTTTGTTGTCTGTTCCACCCTTTGATGATACAATGTTCCCGGAGGCGATTCGTCCCAGCCTCCGGGACATTGCCCATCGGATGCAGTGCCCACCAGACTGGCTAGCTGTAGCTTGGATCGTCATGATGGGGTCAGTAGTAGGCAACCGCTGCGGCATCTGGCCTAAGCAACACGACACAAGCTGGTTTGAGGTGCCAAATCTGTGGGGAGCTATTGTTGCGGAACCTTCAAAGCTTAAGACACCCGCCCTTAATGCTGCCATGGGTCCCATGAAGCAGCTGGAGAACACAGCCAAAGCCGAGTTCAATCGCCAATCACGCTTGCATGAAGCTGATGCCGACTTGCTGAAGGCGCGTAAGGACGCCATCCGGAAACGGATGGGAAAGGCAGCCGAAAAACAAAATGAGGACGAGTTGCATGGATTGAAACATGAGTTGGCTAACCTTGAAGCAGCTGAGGTCCCTGTTGCTCGTCGCTACATAATCAACGATAGCACGGTTGAGAAGCTGTGCGAACTACTAGTGGTCAACCCACGGGGGCTAATGGTCTTTCGAGATGAGCTCATGGGGCTGTTATCAAGCTGGGAGAAGCAGGGCAGGGAAACCGACCGACAGTTCTTCCTTGAAGCTTGGAACGGAACAGGCGATTACAGCAGTGACCGAATAGGGCGTGGTTCATTACACATTCCCAATTGCTGCCTCTCGCTGTTAGGAGGTATCCAGCCCGACAAATTGTTGCATTACCTCCGAGAGTCATTAAATGGGAATAATGATGGCATGACGCAACGCTTCTCTTTGCTATCGTGGCCGGATTCGCGCCCATTTAAGTATACTGACGCTACACCCGATGAAGCTGCGCAATTGCAAGCAGCTGAATTGCTTCGGCGGTTAGATGCTCTGAACCCTATTGAAGCTGGCGCCATTCAACATTCAAGTGGCAAGCGGATTGGCTTCCACTTTGATGCAGCTGCCCAGAGTATGTTCATCGAATGGCTGGTTCCATGGCAAAACATGCTGGAACAAAGCAAAGAGGTGCCACCTCTGATACAGCACTTAGCTAAGTTTCGCAAGCTGTACCCTTGTCTGGCTTTGTTGTTTCATCTGCTTGACGTGGTAGACGGAAAGGTTGAGGTAGGACCCGTGAGTTCATCAGCAGCCGAACTGGCCGGTAAATGGTGCGACTATTTCGCAGCGCATGCCCGCCGCCTTTATGCTTATGGTTGCAGAGTCACTGGAGCGGCTACGTTAGGTGAACACGTTAAGGCCGGAGACTTGCTGGAGCGCTTCACACTTCGCGATGTGCAGAGGAAAAATTGGCAGGGGCTTAATGACCGAGGGAGTGTGCAGAGTGCCCTTGATGAGTTAGTAGAAGCTGGTTGGCTACGGGAAATGGCTTCCAAAATCGTCGAGCAAGGACGCCCCCGCTCGACGACGTACGAAACGAACCCCCGTCTTTTCATAGAAAAAGGCTAA